Sequence from the Cellulomonas fimi ATCC 484 genome:
GCCGACGATGCCGGTCAAGCGGCGCTGATGTCCGTCACCAGGCGGGCGCACCCGACGGGCAAGGTGACCTGGCGCGCGAAGGTGTTCTTCGAGGGCCGGGTCATCGCTCAGCGGTCGTTCGGGCGCCGGGTCGACGCCAAGCGCTGGGAGGCGGACCAGCTCGCGAAGCTGGACGCCGGCACGTGGATCGACCCGGCGCGCGGGCGGATGACGTTCGCGGCGCTGGCCGAGGAGTGGCAGGCCTCGCGTGGTCACCTGGCGGTGCGCAGCCAGGAGACCACGCGGTTCCTGCTGGACAAGTACGTGATCCCGGAGATCGGGGCGTACCCGATCTCTGGGATCTCGGCCGCCGACGTCGAGCGGGTCATGTCGGCGCTGACGGCGCGCGGGCTGGCGACGGCGACGCGGCGTCGCGCGCTGTCGATGATGCGGCTGGTGTTCGACTACGCGATCCGCGACCGGCGGCTGTCGGTGAACGTCGCGCGGATGGTGGCCCTGCCGCGCGGGGGCACCAAGCGCGAGCCGCACTGGCTGCGGCCCGAGCAGCTCGGCCGACTGGTCATGGCGGTGCCGCCGCTGTGCCAGCCGGTCGTGCTGTTCCTCGGGACGACGGGGTGCCGGTTCTCGGAGATGGCGGCGCTGCGGGTCGACGACGTCGTGCAGACCCCGCACGGGCTCGGGGTGCGGGTGCACCGGGCGGCGACGCAGTCCAAGCGGACCAGCGGGGCGGTGTTCGGGCCCACGAAGACCCATCAGACGCGGACGGTGCCGGTGCCGGCGGCGCTGGACGAGTACGTGCGGACGCGGGTCGCCTTCACCGCGCCGGGCGGGTACCTGTTCCCGAGCCCGAGCGGGGGCGTGTGGACGAACACCAACTTCCGGGCGCGGTCGGGGTGGATGGAGGCCACGCGACGCGCGGGCGTGGAGGGGACGACGATCCACGACCTGCGCCACACCGCTGCGTCGCTGCTCATCGCGGCCGGGGCGGACGTGAAGGCGGTGCAGGTGATCCTCGGGCACTCCACCGCGACGATGACGATGGACCTGTACGGGCACCTCTTCAGCGAGGCCACGTGGCAGGCGATGGAACGGCTACCCGTGATCCCGCTGACGCAGGGGCTACGGCAGATCGAGCCGGGGACAGTTGGTCGCCAGCGCGAGCAACTCTGAGCGACAACGTCAGCGCGGCGGCGACACTCAGCCGCGACGGGCACGACCACCGGGCGGGCCTACCTCAGACACGACCCCGCCGAAGGAGGCTAGTAAACAGTCGCTTCGCGCGGCCTAGCCTCGTCGGATTGAGCCCGCGCACCGCGTCCCGGTCTCGAGCCTGCGCTCGGTGGTGCTGGTCTTCGGTCATCTTCGAGAGCCAATGCACACGCGACCCTTGGATGACGTAGTGCGATTTGCACGGGAGAGCCCCGTTGCCAATAGAGGGCGAGAGGCTGACCCGGCCATCGTAGCGGAGTACCCAGCCCGCTGGGCCGAGGGGAGTGACCACCTCGTTTCCACACCCACACAGGCACAGATGGGCGACAATGTCATGCGCACCGCTGATGTACAACACGCCGCGCTCGAGAGGCGTAGGCAGCAGTTCGACGAATCGATGATCAACGCTATGCACGTGGCTCACGCGACCAGCCCGGCGATCGTATTGTCGCTCACTGGATAGGCGAACGCTGGAACGTCGCCAGCCATGTCAGCATAGAACCCCAGGTGCCGCTTCCACTGAATGACCGCCAGAGCGGCGTTGAGTGCGTTGAGATCACCAATCTGGATGTTCCGCGCATACTCATCTGGCGCGTTGCCGCCGACGGGGATTCGCGTGCGCCGACGGGGCGTGCTGGTCGACACACGAAGCATCCCCGTCAGGCCCGCGCCGGTGTCGATGACACCCATGCCCACGTCGATGAACGACAGGCTCGCGGACTCGAGCGCGGCGACGATACCCTTGCGGTCCGATCCATCGTCGAGCGCAAGGAACACGAAGTCGAAGCCAGCGAGCTCATCCACGTTCTCCGCACCGAAGTAGTCAGGATGGGCGTAGATGCCTCTCTTCAGACGCGAGTACTGACCCGCCCAGTACTCGGCTTTGTTAGATCGGCGTCGGACGTCATCGACGCCCGCCGCCCCGGGGGCTCGGAAGGCGTTATGGTTCACGAAGACGTCGCCGTCATAGAGGTGGATCTCTGCGACGGGCACCTTGGCCACGAGGTCGAGAATGTGCGACCCCGTACCGCCGAGGCCGACGATCGCAACCCTCATGCCCCTGAACACCGCGTTCAGCGCGCTGGTGCCGGCCCGGCTTGAGGCGGAGTCGCGGTAGCAGAACGGGTAGTCCTCCTCGACACCGACTTCGCGAACGGGGTACGTGCGCGCCGTGACGGCCGGATCGATGAGACGCGCCCAGCGGCAGAGGAGCTCGACGTAGACGCTCACCTTGGTGTGGTAGTCGCCGTAGTTGCCCCCGGGCGGCTTGGCGGAGAAGTAGAAGTCCGTGCGGAGCCCGGGGAGGAACTCGTTGACCTGCGCGCTGTTGATCACCTTCATCAGTGGCTGGCCCTGGTCGTCGCAAGGCTCGGACCCCGCGAAGTGGGTCGTGTGGTCCGTAGGGGTCGTCAGTTCATCACCGGCCATGTTCGCCGGCATGACTAGACACCCCCTGGCTACACTCCTGTCGGTGGTCACGTATGGGACGTCGCTCACCACGAGGTAGCCCTCGCGGAGCTCGACGTCGTAGCCATCCTCGAGCAGGCGGCTGAGCGCATCCATGATCAGGACCGGGTCGTGATCTGGACGCTGAAGCTCGTACCCTTCTTCACGCGCACCTCCTGGCCGGGAGCAAGGGAGCCCGACCCGTTCCCGTGCTGCGCGCGGGTGTACGTGACGATGTACTCCGTGTCGGGTGCCGGCTCCTGCCCGGGGAAGGCGAGGGCGACGACTTCCTCGAACGACACGGCCTTGTCCGCGACGAGGTGCGGACGCGCGTTGACGAAGATCTCGGTCATCCTGCCGCGCTCGGGGGACGCCAGCTCCGCCGGCGTATCTGCTGTGCTCACGGGAACCTCCAGGGTGTCGCACGGGGAACCGGCCTGCCGACGC
This genomic interval carries:
- a CDS encoding ThiF family adenylyltransferase, producing MDALSRLLEDGYDVELREGYLVVSDVPYVTTDRSVARGCLVMPANMAGDELTTPTDHTTHFAGSEPCDDQGQPLMKVINSAQVNEFLPGLRTDFYFSAKPPGGNYGDYHTKVSVYVELLCRWARLIDPAVTARTYPVREVGVEEDYPFCYRDSASSRAGTSALNAVFRGMRVAIVGLGGTGSHILDLVAKVPVAEIHLYDGDVFVNHNAFRAPGAAGVDDVRRRSNKAEYWAGQYSRLKRGIYAHPDYFGAENVDELAGFDFVFLALDDGSDRKGIVAALESASLSFIDVGMGVIDTGAGLTGMLRVSTSTPRRRTRIPVGGNAPDEYARNIQIGDLNALNAALAVIQWKRHLGFYADMAGDVPAFAYPVSDNTIAGLVA
- a CDS encoding tyrosine-type recombinase/integrase, which codes for MSVTRRAHPTGKVTWRAKVFFEGRVIAQRSFGRRVDAKRWEADQLAKLDAGTWIDPARGRMTFAALAEEWQASRGHLAVRSQETTRFLLDKYVIPEIGAYPISGISAADVERVMSALTARGLATATRRRALSMMRLVFDYAIRDRRLSVNVARMVALPRGGTKREPHWLRPEQLGRLVMAVPPLCQPVVLFLGTTGCRFSEMAALRVDDVVQTPHGLGVRVHRAATQSKRTSGAVFGPTKTHQTRTVPVPAALDEYVRTRVAFTAPGGYLFPSPSGGVWTNTNFRARSGWMEATRRAGVEGTTIHDLRHTAASLLIAAGADVKAVQVILGHSTATMTMDLYGHLFSEATWQAMERLPVIPLTQGLRQIEPGTVGRQREQL
- a CDS encoding multiubiquitin domain-containing protein, which translates into the protein MSTADTPAELASPERGRMTEIFVNARPHLVADKAVSFEEVVALAFPGQEPAPDTEYIVTYTRAQHGNGSGSLAPGQEVRVKKGTSFSVQITTRS
- a CDS encoding DUF6527 family protein; the encoded protein is MSHVHSVDHRFVELLPTPLERGVLYISGAHDIVAHLCLCGCGNEVVTPLGPAGWVLRYDGRVSLSPSIGNGALPCKSHYVIQGSRVHWLSKMTEDQHHRAQARDRDAVRGLNPTRLGRAKRLFTSLLRRGRV